One genomic window of Leptospira johnsonii includes the following:
- the recD gene encoding exodeoxyribonuclease V subunit alpha, giving the protein MKEESLETLLDQEYAGFLTKEFSTFARGIPYEVLFSWNLSLIQAAKTGNLAVPFSEKDPFSDILYKKRDNLLYFSKIFGQLTAVEEGFKNLLKTDAATKPEKVQDVLKELISSNPLSIKRGNKEYILCGEGEQKEALEKALQYPFFVLTGGPGTGKTTVVANVIRGLLRFGYDRKQIGLAAPTGRAAQRLKESLENTISNLRAKNKLDDSISEIPTSTLHRLLEYNPRKRNYKYGKNFSLPYRVIILDEVSMVDLHMMYRLMEALPFGSEKFRFILLGDPNQLPSVEAGAVLSDLVKSLKKLNSENLIELRTSHRQEEEFSSISKAAELCVKKNILLSEFQEILPKATHSDLPFSNSANGFYQIRLDYKKEWKEFLKRTAEEKILPIFSKLPNPNSPQELKEYLNKDLNRFKILTILRNGIFGSEYINKELTELILHHKKGNLVQIGTKTYFSGLPILITKNDRVRGVYNGDTGLVLELQTPNGGSELRALFFIDGEIRDFALDTLPPHEPAFAITVHKSQGSEYDSVFIIYPPDPTDINAEEVSLELFKKEILYTAITRAKRSAFLVSEEKLLEYSLRNRFERLTGFKLD; this is encoded by the coding sequence ATGAAAGAAGAATCCCTCGAAACTTTATTAGATCAGGAATATGCAGGATTTCTGACCAAGGAATTTTCAACTTTCGCAAGAGGAATTCCGTACGAGGTTTTATTCTCTTGGAATCTCTCCCTCATACAAGCGGCTAAAACCGGAAACCTAGCGGTCCCATTCTCTGAAAAAGATCCTTTTTCAGATATACTATATAAAAAACGAGATAATCTATTATATTTTTCTAAAATATTTGGCCAGCTAACTGCGGTGGAAGAAGGTTTTAAGAACTTACTTAAAACAGATGCCGCAACAAAACCTGAAAAAGTCCAGGATGTATTAAAAGAACTTATATCTTCCAATCCCCTCTCGATTAAAAGAGGAAATAAAGAATACATACTTTGCGGAGAAGGAGAACAAAAAGAAGCTCTAGAAAAAGCTCTTCAGTATCCATTTTTTGTTCTTACTGGCGGACCGGGCACCGGAAAAACCACAGTAGTAGCGAATGTGATCCGTGGCCTTTTACGTTTCGGCTACGATCGAAAACAGATCGGACTTGCAGCCCCCACAGGAAGAGCCGCTCAAAGATTAAAAGAATCTTTGGAGAACACGATCTCAAATCTGCGTGCAAAGAACAAATTGGATGATTCCATCTCCGAGATCCCTACTTCTACATTGCATAGGCTTTTAGAATATAATCCTAGAAAAAGAAATTATAAATATGGCAAAAATTTTTCACTCCCATATCGAGTGATCATCTTGGACGAAGTATCCATGGTGGATCTGCATATGATGTACAGATTGATGGAGGCCCTACCCTTCGGTTCCGAAAAATTTAGATTCATACTCTTAGGAGACCCGAACCAATTGCCAAGCGTAGAGGCAGGGGCAGTTTTATCCGACTTAGTTAAATCCTTAAAAAAACTAAATTCTGAAAATCTAATAGAATTGAGAACAAGTCATAGACAAGAAGAAGAATTCTCTTCTATCTCCAAAGCAGCCGAACTTTGTGTAAAAAAGAATATCCTGCTGTCTGAATTCCAAGAGATTCTTCCGAAAGCAACGCATTCAGATCTGCCTTTCTCAAATTCCGCAAACGGATTTTATCAAATACGATTGGATTATAAAAAAGAATGGAAAGAATTTTTAAAAAGAACTGCGGAAGAAAAGATTCTGCCTATATTTTCCAAACTTCCCAATCCGAATTCTCCTCAGGAATTAAAAGAATATTTAAACAAGGACTTAAATCGATTTAAGATACTAACTATTCTTCGAAACGGGATTTTCGGAAGCGAGTACATCAATAAAGAATTAACGGAACTCATTCTCCATCATAAAAAAGGAAATTTGGTCCAGATCGGGACCAAAACTTATTTTTCAGGACTGCCAATACTCATCACAAAAAATGATAGAGTGAGAGGAGTTTATAACGGGGATACCGGTCTTGTTTTGGAACTCCAAACTCCGAATGGAGGAAGCGAACTCAGAGCGTTATTCTTTATAGACGGAGAGATCCGAGATTTTGCTTTGGACACTCTACCTCCTCACGAACCTGCATTTGCGATCACAGTGCATAAATCCCAAGGTTCAGAATATGATTCCGTTTTTATTATTTATCCTCCAGATCCGACTGATATAAACGCGGAAGAAGTTTCTCTAGAATTATTTAAAAAAGAGATCTTATATACTGCGATCACTCGAGCAAAAAGATCTGCATTTTTGGTTTCGGAAGAAAAACTTTTAGAATATTCTCTCCGAAACCGTTTTGAAAGATTAACCGGTTTTAAACTAGATTAA
- a CDS encoding ClpXP protease specificity-enhancing factor SspB — MDSPNLEDIQALREFKKQLFSVYWERFGTFYVHVMPHPDLKIGKRGLVGEEPESGIILVIGPRAARDIKIEAEWVYAELQFGYTWEEVFLPWDAIFRYFDKSQQTVTQMRIYLGKPDIPPKKEETSPAETKEEVSDIGSGSSKRKDNVIQVDFGSKTKK, encoded by the coding sequence ATGGATAGTCCGAATTTAGAAGACATACAGGCACTTCGAGAATTCAAAAAACAACTCTTTTCAGTGTACTGGGAAAGGTTCGGCACCTTCTATGTACACGTAATGCCTCATCCCGACCTAAAGATCGGTAAAAGAGGATTAGTGGGAGAAGAACCAGAATCAGGTATCATACTAGTTATAGGACCCCGCGCTGCAAGAGATATCAAAATAGAAGCAGAATGGGTGTATGCAGAACTACAGTTCGGCTACACCTGGGAAGAAGTCTTTCTGCCATGGGACGCGATTTTCAGATATTTCGACAAGTCCCAACAGACTGTCACACAAATGAGAATTTATTTGGGCAAACCGGATATCCCTCCTAAAAAAGAGGAAACATCTCCGGCAGAAACCAAGGAAGAAGTTTCTGATATAGGATCCGGATCTTCAAAACGAAAAGATAATGTAATCCAAGTAGACTTCGGGAGTAAAACAAAGAAATGA
- a CDS encoding adenylate/guanylate cyclase domain-containing protein, with protein sequence MGTQTSNKHSFGQKILDLTLVLPKLFYSGIRAKLALFTGSLIVLTILILSFIYVRQQTEILTESYDREAAISRKYISSLVLELDNISQSLIRIEEFRDRVSKQTEALKKYKTTKTLVQEKKVSFFGIKTSLFGALGKDKVRKTLDTYYSAYLSKDDIQILEKNIKSQLQEGGGDSLNEKEFSKLQSIAKKFVFADREASNVRKRIFELKENQEKQDPNEITGLEEDLRKKSLLTRKLRSELDSYIVDHVAESRKRKITEIGLDTGRFRIQTFPISGIIPGEGSEPNVDTQIFDPESPLNKIPTEENLEESLKAALSSLLEGVGILGEVTPNSFQQDGLELQALYSPHFRNPASTERAKLIEAKRKKLGSWNGYLTEERAILEELSKIPPVLEKRLKELREKKPPIPPFKDKEFKTQYTNYASLVRKRNLLYLTYLKNNPPSEEDEPNIEAIGSIRDSALEDQVLLRFRPDGSDYTKSTQSEEGKEAFHKRWDALRHWIYSGESETPTAKLKSLFPDGIIGNSRTEAEQILWKLDASPLLSDNSDDLPTVVLASNFAGIIRTIVDRTEGLQSIRSNRNRAVVSALGICGFSIFLAVFISGFVVQKIKRLISNAEQVGRGDLNVEFEQGGSDEFGNLSVALNQMVTGLREREKIKGILGSMIDPVVIGEAMKDLAALKRGTEKRVTAFFSDVAGFSNISEKLSSVELSELLNEYLSAMTLILKDHDGVLDKYIGDAIVGIFNAPVDVEGHCLKATRASIKMLEKLEELRSGWKKAQKYIPDARDMQIRIGLNTGLAKVGFMGTDALASYTMMGDTVNLAARLEAAGKDYGVSILVSDSVYSEIKDSIFTRKLDLVRVKGKNEPVILYEAISELKGVASAKKEVIGLYEEGLTLYLDRKWDAAVKKFKESEKAKGAEDKAVQILVERCNEYKKTPPPASWDGVYTRDHK encoded by the coding sequence ATGGGTACACAGACTTCTAACAAGCACAGTTTCGGACAAAAAATATTAGATCTTACTCTAGTTCTTCCGAAACTCTTTTATTCCGGGATCAGGGCAAAACTAGCCTTGTTTACAGGAAGTCTGATCGTTCTGACCATTCTAATCCTCTCTTTCATTTATGTGAGACAACAGACCGAAATTCTCACCGAAAGTTATGACAGAGAAGCAGCTATTTCCAGAAAGTACATCTCTTCTCTCGTTCTGGAATTGGATAATATTTCCCAAAGTTTGATCCGGATCGAAGAATTCAGGGACCGGGTCAGTAAACAAACGGAAGCATTAAAAAAATATAAAACAACCAAGACCTTGGTCCAGGAAAAGAAGGTCTCCTTTTTTGGGATCAAGACCAGTTTGTTCGGCGCTCTGGGAAAAGATAAGGTCCGAAAGACCTTGGATACATATTATTCCGCTTATCTTTCCAAAGATGATATACAGATCCTGGAAAAAAATATCAAGTCCCAACTGCAGGAAGGCGGGGGAGATTCTTTGAATGAAAAAGAATTTTCCAAGCTGCAATCGATTGCAAAAAAATTCGTGTTTGCGGATAGAGAAGCCTCGAATGTTAGAAAGAGGATTTTTGAATTAAAAGAAAATCAGGAAAAACAAGATCCGAATGAAATTACAGGATTAGAAGAAGATCTGCGGAAAAAATCTCTTCTTACCAGAAAACTTAGATCCGAGTTGGACAGTTATATCGTGGACCATGTTGCGGAATCCAGAAAAAGAAAGATCACTGAGATCGGATTGGATACCGGAAGATTCAGGATCCAGACATTTCCAATATCTGGGATCATTCCGGGAGAAGGTTCCGAACCGAATGTAGACACTCAAATTTTCGATCCGGAATCTCCTCTGAACAAGATCCCTACCGAAGAAAATTTAGAAGAAAGTTTAAAAGCTGCCTTATCTTCTCTTTTAGAAGGTGTTGGAATTTTAGGAGAAGTAACTCCGAATTCTTTCCAGCAGGATGGGCTGGAATTACAGGCTTTATATTCTCCTCATTTTAGAAATCCTGCATCTACCGAAAGAGCAAAACTGATAGAGGCAAAACGGAAGAAATTAGGTTCTTGGAACGGATATCTTACCGAAGAAAGAGCGATCTTAGAAGAACTTTCTAAAATTCCTCCTGTATTGGAAAAAAGACTCAAAGAATTAAGAGAGAAAAAACCTCCTATCCCTCCTTTCAAGGACAAGGAATTCAAAACTCAATATACAAATTACGCCTCTTTGGTCCGAAAACGAAATCTATTATATTTAACGTATCTAAAAAACAATCCTCCTTCGGAAGAAGATGAACCTAATATAGAGGCAATCGGTTCCATTCGGGATTCCGCTTTGGAAGACCAGGTATTATTAAGATTCAGACCGGACGGTTCCGATTATACTAAATCCACTCAATCGGAAGAAGGTAAGGAAGCGTTTCATAAACGATGGGATGCATTGCGCCATTGGATTTATTCTGGAGAAAGTGAAACTCCTACTGCAAAATTAAAATCTCTCTTTCCGGACGGGATCATAGGAAACAGCAGAACAGAAGCGGAACAAATCCTTTGGAAATTGGATGCCAGTCCGCTTTTATCCGATAATTCGGACGATCTTCCGACTGTTGTGCTCGCTTCCAATTTTGCTGGTATCATCCGTACAATAGTGGATCGTACAGAAGGTTTACAATCAATTCGCAGCAATCGGAATAGAGCGGTTGTCTCGGCTCTTGGGATCTGCGGTTTTTCCATTTTCTTAGCTGTGTTTATCTCGGGTTTCGTGGTCCAAAAGATCAAACGTTTGATCTCCAACGCGGAACAAGTTGGTAGGGGAGACCTAAACGTAGAATTCGAGCAGGGTGGCAGTGACGAATTCGGGAATCTTTCCGTCGCACTCAACCAAATGGTGACCGGTCTTCGAGAAAGGGAGAAGATCAAGGGAATTCTAGGAAGTATGATCGATCCTGTGGTGATTGGAGAGGCAATGAAGGATCTTGCCGCTCTCAAAAGAGGTACCGAAAAAAGGGTGACCGCATTCTTCTCCGATGTAGCAGGATTTTCTAATATTAGCGAAAAGTTAAGTTCTGTGGAATTATCCGAATTATTGAATGAATATCTTTCCGCAATGACATTGATCCTGAAGGACCATGACGGGGTTTTGGATAAGTACATCGGGGATGCGATTGTCGGTATCTTCAACGCGCCGGTAGATGTAGAAGGTCATTGTTTAAAAGCGACTCGTGCTTCCATTAAAATGTTGGAAAAACTGGAAGAGTTACGATCTGGGTGGAAGAAGGCCCAAAAATATATTCCTGACGCAAGGGATATGCAGATCCGGATCGGTTTGAATACTGGACTTGCCAAAGTTGGATTTATGGGAACGGATGCTCTAGCTTCTTATACAATGATGGGAGACACAGTAAATCTTGCAGCTCGTTTGGAAGCAGCAGGTAAAGATTACGGAGTATCTATCTTGGTTTCTGACTCTGTCTATTCTGAAATTAAGGATTCTATTTTTACAAGAAAATTGGATTTAGTACGAGTGAAAGGGAAGAACGAACCGGTAATCTTATACGAAGCGATCTCCGAATTGAAAGGTGTCGCCTCCGCCAAAAAAGAAGTCATCGGTTTATACGAAGAAGGTTTAACATTATACTTAGATCGCAAATGGGATGCTGCTGTTAAGAAGTTCAAAGAATCCGAAAAAGCAAAAGGTGCCGAGGACAAAGCAGTTCAAATACTTGTAGAAAGATGTAATGAGTATAAAAAAACCCCGCCTCCAGCTTCTTGGGACGGAGTGTATACCCGAGATCATAAGTAA
- a CDS encoding STAS domain-containing protein, translating into MKELIVNLQGKLDSLLGNTFREKTDPLLRSEPHKILLDARDLQVWDENGLLSLKNSSLSHLSSKYAACGLSESLMGDWNRLGLREKIPYFKTREEAKYYLVSGQNLDRSFEPNESTTACPACLQILRVQGKGNYRCPSCGHTFYLTADYRTASYEKLF; encoded by the coding sequence GTGAAAGAATTGATCGTCAATTTACAAGGCAAACTGGATTCTTTACTCGGAAACACTTTCCGAGAAAAAACGGATCCTTTACTTCGAAGTGAGCCCCATAAAATTCTCTTGGATGCCAGAGACCTCCAAGTTTGGGACGAGAACGGTTTACTTTCTCTCAAAAATTCTTCTCTCTCTCATTTGAGTTCCAAATACGCTGCCTGCGGATTATCCGAAAGTCTGATGGGAGATTGGAATCGTCTAGGCCTACGGGAAAAAATCCCGTACTTCAAAACCAGAGAAGAAGCTAAATATTATCTAGTCTCCGGGCAAAATTTGGATCGGAGTTTCGAACCTAACGAGAGCACTACGGCCTGTCCAGCTTGCCTCCAGATCCTAAGAGTGCAGGGAAAAGGAAATTACCGTTGTCCTTCCTGTGGCCATACCTTCTACCTGACCGCAGATTATAGAACGGCTAGTTACGAGAAATTATTCTAA
- a CDS encoding polysaccharide biosynthesis protein, with product MGQWNRRSLLFPLDLSFMILSYFLAHLIRFESTVFLQEPNDFFIPLLIVVSCRSLVFLFSNIYRSIWAYASIHDLVEIIKTTILSSLISNTALLFYNGFEHLSRMIPVIDTLLLLGFLCIRSLSWRLVRDQYILRKKEGEGIPTLILGAGKTGATLLTELRRHNDLNLLPLGLLDDDESKIGAHIQGVPVLGKIDQAEFLIRSLEIKKVLIAFSNPDGKQIGKLIKSFESENVDFKILPSLGSLFFDPPKVQQLREIRVEDVLGRPVVDLEIESIRSYIAGKTVLVTGAGGSIGSELCRQVAVFHPAKMILLDSAETPLYEIDYELRKVFKDSGIQFRAVIADIKNPLRIGSVFETDRPQVVFHSAAYKHVPMMEINPSEAVLNNVLGTKNLADISRIYGTERFVLISTDKAVNPVNIMGASKRVAELYLQAISQGTKTKFITVRFGNVLGSSGSVIPRFREQISNGGPVTVTHPDIIRYFMTIPEATQLVLQAAAMGEKEEIFLLEMGEPIRILNLAEDMIRLSGFRPYTDIPIVFTGLRPGEKLFEELLLDLEGIKKTHHPKIRIAAPLEEGDPSSFQARFNALLEAAKSDREEEIFSSFKALVPEYKIHKEYISEETSRKLKNDG from the coding sequence ATGGGTCAATGGAATCGTCGAAGCCTTCTTTTCCCTTTGGATTTAAGCTTCATGATCCTCTCCTATTTCCTAGCCCACCTGATCCGTTTTGAATCCACTGTATTTTTGCAGGAGCCGAACGACTTTTTTATTCCACTACTCATTGTAGTCTCTTGTCGTTCTCTAGTATTTCTATTTTCGAATATTTACAGATCGATCTGGGCTTACGCTTCCATCCACGACTTGGTCGAGATCATCAAGACCACCATACTTTCCTCGCTGATCTCGAATACCGCGCTCTTATTCTATAACGGATTCGAACATCTTTCCAGAATGATCCCGGTCATAGACACACTTCTTCTGCTAGGATTTTTGTGTATACGTAGCCTTTCCTGGAGATTAGTGAGAGATCAGTACATTCTACGCAAAAAAGAGGGAGAAGGAATTCCAACACTGATCCTAGGCGCTGGGAAAACGGGGGCTACACTGCTCACCGAGTTAAGAAGGCATAACGATCTGAATCTTCTACCCTTAGGTCTTTTGGACGATGACGAATCCAAGATAGGCGCCCATATCCAAGGTGTTCCCGTACTTGGAAAAATTGACCAGGCAGAATTTCTGATCCGTTCTCTTGAAATTAAAAAAGTGCTGATCGCATTCAGTAATCCAGACGGGAAACAGATCGGTAAACTGATCAAAAGTTTTGAATCAGAGAATGTGGATTTTAAGATCCTACCCTCTTTAGGGTCTCTATTTTTCGATCCACCCAAAGTACAACAATTAAGAGAGATCCGGGTAGAGGACGTATTAGGTCGTCCGGTCGTAGACCTGGAAATAGAATCCATCCGTTCTTATATCGCAGGTAAAACAGTGCTAGTCACAGGTGCCGGCGGTTCTATCGGAAGCGAATTATGCAGACAGGTTGCGGTATTCCATCCTGCAAAAATGATCCTGCTCGATTCCGCAGAAACTCCTCTTTATGAAATCGATTACGAACTCAGAAAAGTGTTTAAAGACAGCGGAATACAGTTCAGAGCGGTGATCGCAGATATTAAAAATCCATTGAGGATAGGATCCGTTTTCGAAACGGACCGTCCACAAGTTGTATTTCATTCTGCAGCTTACAAACATGTGCCTATGATGGAGATCAATCCATCCGAAGCGGTATTAAATAATGTACTCGGAACCAAAAACTTAGCGGATATCTCTAGAATTTATGGGACTGAACGTTTTGTTTTAATTTCCACGGACAAGGCAGTCAATCCAGTAAACATAATGGGCGCTTCCAAAAGAGTTGCAGAGTTATATCTGCAAGCGATCTCCCAAGGAACCAAAACCAAATTTATCACAGTAAGATTCGGTAACGTGTTAGGCTCCAGCGGTTCAGTCATTCCTAGATTTAGAGAACAGATCAGTAATGGCGGCCCTGTAACTGTGACCCATCCAGATATTATCCGCTATTTTATGACAATCCCGGAAGCGACACAATTGGTTTTGCAAGCGGCAGCCATGGGAGAGAAGGAAGAAATTTTTCTCCTAGAAATGGGAGAACCGATCCGCATCCTAAATCTTGCAGAAGATATGATCCGACTTTCAGGATTCAGGCCTTATACGGATATTCCGATCGTGTTCACAGGTTTAAGACCCGGAGAAAAACTCTTCGAAGAACTGCTGTTAGATCTAGAAGGGATCAAAAAAACACATCATCCTAAAATCAGGATTGCAGCCCCCTTAGAGGAAGGAGATCCTAGCAGCTTCCAGGCAAGATTTAACGCATTATTAGAAGCGGCAAAATCGGATCGAGAAGAGGAGATTTTCTCCTCTTTTAAGGCGCTCGTGCCTGAGTATAAAATACACAAAGAATATATTAGCGAGGAAACCTCGCGTAAGTTGAAAAACGATGGATAG